From the Candidatus Methylomirabilota bacterium genome, the window GTCCTCACCCTGCTCCCGAGGATCTTTCCGGCACGGGAGCATCTCATCCCGTCTCCCGCCGGCCTGGGTCTCGCCTGGACCTTTCACTGGTACTACGGCCTGCTCTTCTTCATCGGGGCCGCCCTCGGATGGTGGGTGCAGAAGAAGCACCCGAAATTGTCGGAAGAGTTTACCTTCCCCGTGGCTTCAGGCTGGATAGCCGGCGAAAGCCTGATGGGCGTCGGACTCGTCATGTGGGAAAACGGGCCCGCTCTCGCGCGCAAGCTCCTCGGTTATTGACCCATCCCTGCTGTTTCATCCGCCTCTCATGGTCCTCTCATCCCGCGCGGTAAACGAC encodes:
- a CDS encoding OPT/YSL family transporter, producing VLTLLPRIFPAREHLIPSPAGLGLAWTFHWYYGLLFFIGAALGWWVQKKHPKLSEEFTFPVASGWIAGESLMGVGLVMWENGPALARKLLGY